Proteins encoded together in one Shewanella oneidensis MR-1 window:
- a CDS encoding SDR family NAD(P)-dependent oxidoreductase, producing the protein MSKLVLITGGSRGIGAGIAKAFAEAGYWVAITYLNHQDKAVSLANILGDKVAAFALDQSKPESIKQCITEVEKYFNRSIDVLINNGAIAQEKPFSDITADDFTTMLNTNLRGPFLLAQACIPAMQQHGFGRIINIGSIGGQWGGYNQVHYAAAKAGLINLSQSIAKIYSRDGIRTNTIAIGLVATEMTEHELTTEAGKQKAAAIPVGRLGKVEDIASIALFLASQDSDYLSGQTLNANGGMYFG; encoded by the coding sequence ATGTCTAAACTCGTTTTGATCACAGGTGGAAGCAGAGGAATTGGTGCCGGTATCGCCAAAGCCTTTGCGGAGGCGGGATATTGGGTCGCTATAACTTACCTTAATCACCAAGATAAAGCCGTGTCATTAGCTAACATCTTAGGAGATAAGGTAGCCGCTTTTGCATTGGATCAATCAAAACCTGAGAGTATTAAACAATGTATTACTGAGGTCGAAAAATATTTTAATCGAAGTATTGATGTACTGATTAATAATGGCGCCATAGCCCAGGAAAAGCCCTTTAGCGACATTACTGCCGATGATTTTACCACTATGCTGAACACTAATCTGCGCGGCCCATTCTTGCTCGCACAAGCTTGTATTCCTGCAATGCAACAGCATGGCTTTGGCAGAATCATCAACATTGGCTCCATTGGAGGTCAGTGGGGAGGCTATAACCAAGTTCACTATGCCGCAGCCAAGGCAGGGCTTATTAACCTAAGCCAATCAATTGCCAAAATCTATTCACGAGATGGGATCAGAACCAACACGATTGCCATAGGTTTAGTCGCAACAGAAATGACGGAGCATGAATTGACTACTGAGGCAGGCAAACAAAAAGCAGCGGCAATTCCAGTTGGACGTCTTGGCAAAGTAGAAGACATTGCCTCAATAGCCCTCTTTCTCGCCTCCCAAGACAGTGATTATCTCAGTGGACAAACCCTAAATGCTAATGGCGGAATGTACTTTGGCTAA
- a CDS encoding class I SAM-dependent methyltransferase: MIRNCFLCAAKTDNVFSSTWMLPGLAPTEIGFSICPKCGSVCQSPSVSYDDMMTIYSSIAVYTNPGRQGLPSSAKIRDLDEQIQFIKRGIGHLPKSAMQIGSSDGYTLSRFRQAGVELVMGVEPGSTSIEIAKRLYNIDCIHGTAEDFETDKDFELILLTHVLEHIYEPQVTLDKCRKIQNTPGEKFIYVEVPLMATAASLCPGFLTFEHVNYYTKENLICSLTQAGYWPVSVVEHFNSNLSPIIGILASTREQHHYDVMKMDVQLNRKRLSEYRQKELSYWQNCVDCIKVSLQQSQRIFLWGAGIHTCQLLANTDLLDHSRIFGLTDTSSLKWGLRQGEWICQDPQQIDWQVGDTVLISSYASEKEIFDALYWLRDKGVNTLRLHNVDDTRAIV, from the coding sequence ATGATCAGAAATTGTTTTTTATGCGCAGCCAAAACCGACAATGTTTTTAGCTCAACCTGGATGTTGCCGGGTCTTGCACCAACAGAAATCGGCTTTTCAATCTGCCCTAAGTGCGGTTCCGTATGTCAAAGTCCATCAGTTAGCTACGATGATATGATGACTATTTATAGTTCAATCGCAGTGTATACCAACCCAGGTCGCCAAGGGCTACCCAGTAGCGCAAAAATTCGCGATTTAGATGAACAAATCCAATTTATTAAGCGGGGTATTGGTCATTTGCCTAAGTCTGCAATGCAGATTGGCAGCTCTGATGGTTACACCCTCTCACGATTTCGCCAAGCGGGAGTTGAACTTGTTATGGGCGTGGAGCCGGGAAGTACTTCAATCGAGATTGCCAAACGCCTTTATAATATTGATTGTATTCATGGAACAGCTGAAGATTTTGAGACAGACAAAGATTTTGAGCTGATCTTGCTAACCCATGTGTTGGAGCATATCTACGAGCCACAAGTGACCCTCGATAAATGCCGTAAAATCCAAAATACACCGGGTGAAAAATTTATCTATGTAGAAGTCCCCTTAATGGCTACCGCTGCAAGTTTGTGTCCAGGATTTTTGACCTTTGAGCATGTTAACTATTACACCAAAGAAAACCTGATCTGCAGCCTAACGCAGGCAGGTTATTGGCCCGTTTCTGTGGTGGAACACTTTAACAGCAACCTCTCCCCTATAATAGGTATACTGGCCAGCACACGTGAGCAGCACCACTATGATGTGATGAAGATGGACGTCCAGCTAAACCGTAAAAGACTAAGTGAATACCGTCAAAAAGAGCTTAGTTATTGGCAAAACTGTGTTGACTGTATAAAGGTGTCATTACAACAAAGCCAGCGGATTTTCCTCTGGGGTGCAGGAATACACACCTGTCAACTGCTCGCTAACACTGATCTGCTTGACCACAGCAGGATTTTTGGCTTGACGGACACTTCATCTCTGAAGTGGGGCTTAAGGCAGGGTGAATGGATTTGCCAAGATCCACAACAAATCGACTGGCAAGTTGGAGATACCGTATTAATCTCGTCTTATGCCTCTGAAAAGGAAATCTTTGATGCTTTATATTGGCTACGAGACAAAGGCGTAAATACATTACGGCTGCATAATGTTGACGATACTAGAGCAATCGTATGA
- a CDS encoding ATP-grasp domain-containing protein yields the protein MTHKNKHLLIIGAGVEACEGIRIAKEMGLKLVIADGNPSAPGLAMADWPIIASTYDGQAILAEVKKRQTQGVKIDGAIAMCADVPLSVAIVSNDLGLPGLSLESAFWVSDKLAMKKRLQAEGIPIPRFADVSDKSVLLKQAIKIGLPLIIKPVDSRGARGVQLIEIASELDSAWELAAKESPTSRVMLEEYLEGPQFSTETLVDRGRYYTLGFADRNYEWLPRTKPFIIENGGDAPTGVSANIKAEVIATVERAAAALGINQGVAKGDMVYTAQGAKVIEIAGRLSGGFFSTVQIPLATGVNFIEKAIKLALGEQLSDEDVSIKQQRAVAIRYLDLPSGKVSHIEGVSEASSVPGIEMLKIFIEPGSIIYPLANHTQRTGFAIATADDKAMAITRAQTALSKIKVVYEATNK from the coding sequence ATGACGCATAAAAATAAACACTTACTGATCATTGGTGCAGGCGTAGAAGCCTGTGAAGGTATCCGCATTGCCAAGGAAATGGGGCTTAAACTTGTCATTGCTGATGGCAATCCCTCAGCCCCAGGACTGGCCATGGCAGATTGGCCAATTATTGCCAGTACCTACGATGGTCAAGCCATATTAGCTGAAGTTAAAAAACGCCAAACACAGGGCGTAAAAATTGATGGTGCGATCGCCATGTGTGCAGATGTACCTTTAAGTGTAGCTATCGTCAGTAATGACTTGGGATTACCAGGCCTGTCACTTGAGTCAGCCTTTTGGGTTTCTGATAAATTGGCAATGAAAAAGAGGCTGCAAGCAGAGGGGATTCCTATTCCACGCTTTGCGGATGTATCTGATAAGTCAGTCTTACTTAAACAAGCCATTAAGATAGGTTTACCACTGATTATTAAACCCGTTGATAGCCGTGGCGCACGTGGGGTTCAACTGATAGAGATAGCCTCAGAACTTGATAGTGCATGGGAATTGGCAGCCAAAGAATCCCCCACTTCAAGGGTCATGCTGGAAGAATATCTCGAGGGTCCACAGTTCAGTACCGAAACCTTGGTCGATCGTGGACGCTACTATACCCTCGGTTTTGCCGACCGTAACTACGAGTGGCTCCCTCGAACGAAGCCTTTTATCATTGAAAATGGCGGCGATGCTCCTACGGGCGTTAGTGCAAACATCAAAGCTGAGGTTATTGCCACTGTTGAACGAGCAGCGGCGGCACTTGGGATCAACCAAGGCGTAGCCAAGGGAGATATGGTCTATACGGCTCAAGGCGCCAAAGTGATTGAAATTGCAGGGAGACTCTCAGGCGGGTTCTTTTCAACTGTCCAAATACCTCTTGCAACAGGGGTCAACTTCATTGAAAAGGCTATAAAACTAGCCTTAGGAGAGCAGTTAAGCGATGAAGATGTTTCAATCAAGCAACAGCGCGCAGTGGCTATACGTTACCTTGATTTACCTTCAGGTAAAGTGAGTCATATTGAAGGAGTTTCAGAGGCAAGCAGCGTACCTGGGATTGAAATGTTAAAAATATTCATTGAACCGGGAAGTATTATTTATCCACTTGCCAATCATACACAAAGAACTGGTTTTGCAATCGCCACAGCTGATGATAAAGCTATGGCAATTACGAGAGCTCAGACTGCACTATCAAAAATCAAAGTGGTTTACGAAGCAACAAATAAATAA
- a CDS encoding methyltransferase domain-containing protein codes for MSNIKVLIQASSRSWAGGRDICMGLVNGEITVARTIKRALEAFPAAQLCLVAPEFDQDGELGGVIEYVKDKRLKAFYGFDESPLKRMIAASIELADNDYIVRIDGIHFCFDVDLSQKMLALALQKKLDCIKLPADFPVHFSSEVFRVGALRELVKLLDKPELEKFNIHPKIYFELNRYNYNFEYLRTLPQYSDEYLSECRKLAKDIYDIPRLEVGSKRTIWADTPSYHYQLALEYLNSNMKVLDIACGNGYGVRMMSTFLAEVHGADLDPEIINLAKAYTHEKNVEYYIEDITNLSFEDDSYDAVTCFETLEHIPEDDCLKELRRIIRPGGMLVLSTPQNSYGHIPVNACHIVEYSLDALLKLVGRYFLVVKVIGIKAGTIHSDADPYGTNTVLVCIKPF; via the coding sequence ATGAGTAATATTAAAGTATTGATCCAAGCTAGCTCTCGTTCTTGGGCTGGAGGACGGGATATTTGCATGGGACTAGTGAATGGTGAAATTACCGTTGCTCGAACGATTAAGCGTGCATTAGAAGCGTTTCCAGCGGCTCAGCTATGTTTGGTGGCTCCAGAATTTGACCAGGATGGGGAATTGGGGGGGGTTATTGAGTATGTTAAAGATAAGCGTTTGAAAGCATTTTACGGGTTTGATGAAAGCCCCCTAAAACGTATGATTGCAGCATCAATAGAGTTAGCTGACAATGATTATATTGTTCGTATTGACGGTATTCATTTCTGTTTTGATGTTGACCTTAGCCAAAAGATGCTAGCTCTTGCACTGCAAAAAAAACTAGATTGTATAAAATTACCTGCTGATTTTCCAGTTCATTTTAGTTCGGAAGTTTTCCGCGTTGGAGCTCTTAGGGAGTTAGTTAAGTTACTGGATAAACCTGAGTTGGAAAAGTTTAATATTCATCCAAAAATTTATTTTGAACTCAATCGTTATAATTATAATTTTGAATATTTAAGGACCTTACCACAATATTCTGATGAATATTTGAGTGAATGTCGAAAGTTGGCGAAGGACATTTATGATATTCCGCGTTTAGAAGTAGGTAGTAAGCGTACGATCTGGGCAGATACACCTAGTTATCACTATCAGCTGGCTCTTGAGTATTTAAACTCTAATATGAAAGTTTTAGATATTGCTTGTGGTAATGGATACGGTGTGAGAATGATGTCTACATTTCTTGCTGAAGTTCATGGAGCTGATTTGGATCCCGAAATTATCAATTTAGCTAAAGCTTATACCCATGAAAAAAATGTAGAATATTATATTGAAGATATTACTAATTTGTCTTTCGAAGATGATAGTTATGATGCAGTTACTTGTTTCGAAACATTAGAGCATATACCTGAGGATGATTGCTTGAAAGAATTACGGCGAATCATTAGGCCTGGTGGTATGTTGGTATTAAGTACGCCTCAAAACAGCTATGGGCATATTCCTGTCAATGCCTGTCATATAGTGGAATACAGTTTAGACGCTCTACTGAAATTAGTCGGACGATATTTTCTCGTAGTGAAGGTGATTGGAATTAAGGCCGGAACTATTCATAGTGATGCCGACCCATACGGAACTAATACGGTTCTAGTTTGTATTAAACCATTTTGA
- a CDS encoding class I SAM-dependent methyltransferase — translation MHQKTSEQHMGHLVDEINGFQVIECQMCGFKHIHPLPTLAELEKIYRHEYYTLDKPLFLQETEEDKNWWNTVYSDRYDTFEEFLPTTARRILDVGSGPGYFVSYGQKRGWKSIGIEPSAQACEHARGLGAEVVENFFNHKTATLLGKFDAIHANAVLEHIPNPREMVSLFRESLVQGGILCVVVPNDYNPFQETLRTYEGYRPWWVAPPHHLNYFSFETLGNLLTSAGFEVVLQETTFPIDMFLLMGDNYVDSPALGRTCHKKRMRFDTQLLHSGNNQVKRKFYQALASAGMGREVVLFAKKI, via the coding sequence ATGCATCAAAAAACATCCGAACAACATATGGGACATCTCGTTGACGAGATCAATGGTTTCCAAGTGATTGAATGTCAAATGTGTGGATTTAAACACATCCATCCTCTGCCAACGTTAGCCGAGCTTGAAAAAATCTATCGGCATGAATACTACACTCTAGATAAACCTCTATTTCTCCAAGAAACAGAAGAGGATAAAAATTGGTGGAACACAGTTTATTCCGATCGCTATGATACTTTTGAAGAGTTTTTACCTACTACGGCTCGACGTATATTAGATGTAGGTTCTGGCCCAGGTTATTTTGTGAGTTATGGCCAGAAGCGGGGTTGGAAATCGATTGGGATTGAACCATCTGCACAAGCCTGTGAACACGCAAGAGGTTTAGGGGCAGAAGTCGTTGAGAATTTCTTTAATCATAAGACCGCGACTTTACTGGGGAAATTTGATGCAATTCATGCAAATGCCGTTCTTGAGCACATCCCTAATCCAAGAGAAATGGTATCACTTTTTAGAGAATCTCTAGTACAAGGTGGGATATTATGTGTTGTTGTTCCTAATGATTACAACCCATTTCAAGAAACGCTGCGAACGTATGAGGGATATCGTCCCTGGTGGGTGGCCCCACCGCATCATCTTAATTATTTTAGCTTTGAGACCTTAGGAAACTTACTGACCTCTGCTGGATTTGAGGTTGTGCTGCAGGAGACGACTTTTCCAATCGATATGTTTTTACTGATGGGGGATAATTATGTTGATTCTCCAGCCCTTGGACGTACTTGCCATAAAAAGCGGATGAGATTTGATACTCAACTATTACACTCTGGTAACAATCAGGTTAAGCGAAAGTTTTATCAGGCACTTGCTTCCGCAGGAATGGGGCGAGAAGTTGTCCTTTTTGCAAAGAAAATCTAG
- a CDS encoding glycoside hydrolase, with the protein MPEVQSVALYTVFHLNLAFSSIENEQHGEVIRKCYWPLLQIAQKGIPVGIEMTAYTLEAVQQVDPLWVEEFKLLLQKGMCELIASGDSQIIGPLVPAKVNQANLRLGQDTYHTLLGVRPQIAYINEQAVSAGLLDVYIDQGFEAVVVEWDNPYSHNPNWSNTLLDRPQSLQAASGRTIKVIWNHAIAFQKFQRYVHGELTLEDYLHYLVKIFKPGMLAFPVYGSDAEVFDFRPGRYQTEADHVEGEWQRISTLFNTLAEMNNYCWQLPQHILKFWQGSNAVEITNAEHPVSVKKQAKYNVSRWGLSGRNDLLLNSQCYQRFATLAHNPHATEQDWRNLCRMWASDLRTHLTAKRYQQLNLVANPANAPVFAPWEAQQDIQIEYDTQRRRLHIRTPKVHLSLNGNRGLAIDKLAFKSHDFEPVLGTLSHGYFDHISYGADFYSNHLLMERFRARDRVTDLNRVNYELGCAEGNLVIYCRQSLKSGAIIKWYRIEHESLHTGFFFEDKQRPEASIRLSYLTLLGCDNRAWYQTNLGGVQEEFFQIQEDMDQGSPVSSIVSANSAIGATAGQIQFGSGQCGVRLTWDPANCAALPMISSKKIDDKYLNRLWFSLAEADETLKEGGNLLDFNLCITPESINL; encoded by the coding sequence ATGCCAGAGGTTCAATCCGTCGCACTATATACAGTGTTCCATTTAAACTTGGCCTTTTCCTCCATTGAAAATGAACAACATGGCGAAGTCATTCGCAAATGCTACTGGCCACTCCTACAGATAGCGCAAAAAGGTATCCCTGTCGGAATTGAAATGACGGCCTATACCTTAGAAGCAGTTCAACAGGTTGACCCTCTGTGGGTAGAGGAATTCAAACTATTGCTCCAAAAAGGGATGTGCGAACTTATCGCCAGTGGTGATAGCCAAATTATTGGGCCTTTGGTTCCTGCGAAAGTCAATCAGGCTAACCTCCGACTCGGTCAGGATACCTATCACACCTTGCTTGGAGTGCGTCCTCAAATTGCCTATATCAATGAACAGGCCGTTTCAGCAGGGCTCTTAGATGTTTATATCGACCAAGGTTTTGAAGCTGTAGTGGTGGAATGGGATAATCCCTACTCCCATAATCCAAACTGGTCCAACACACTGTTAGACAGGCCACAGAGTTTACAAGCCGCAAGTGGTAGAACAATTAAGGTGATTTGGAACCACGCAATCGCTTTTCAAAAGTTCCAGCGTTATGTTCATGGCGAATTAACGCTAGAAGATTATCTGCATTATCTCGTTAAAATATTCAAACCTGGCATGTTGGCCTTTCCTGTTTATGGCAGTGATGCCGAAGTGTTCGACTTTCGTCCCGGTCGCTATCAAACTGAGGCGGATCACGTTGAAGGGGAATGGCAGCGAATTTCCACCCTTTTTAACACTCTTGCTGAGATGAATAACTATTGTTGGCAGTTGCCTCAACACATTCTTAAGTTTTGGCAAGGATCAAATGCGGTGGAAATCACCAATGCAGAGCATCCGGTTTCAGTCAAAAAACAAGCTAAATATAATGTTAGCCGCTGGGGATTAAGTGGTCGTAATGACCTCCTACTCAACAGTCAATGCTATCAACGATTCGCCACACTCGCACATAATCCACATGCAACAGAGCAAGACTGGCGAAACTTGTGCCGCATGTGGGCAAGCGATCTGCGAACCCATCTCACCGCTAAACGCTATCAGCAACTTAACTTGGTTGCTAATCCTGCTAATGCGCCAGTATTTGCGCCTTGGGAAGCACAACAAGATATTCAGATTGAGTACGATACACAAAGACGTCGTTTGCATATTCGTACCCCTAAGGTACACCTGAGCCTAAATGGTAACCGTGGATTGGCTATTGATAAATTAGCCTTTAAGTCCCACGACTTTGAACCCGTCCTTGGTACCTTATCCCATGGTTACTTCGACCATATTAGTTATGGTGCTGATTTCTACTCGAATCATTTGTTGATGGAACGATTTCGTGCACGTGATCGTGTCACCGATCTCAATCGAGTGAATTATGAATTGGGCTGCGCAGAGGGCAATTTAGTGATTTATTGCCGTCAATCATTAAAAAGTGGCGCAATCATTAAATGGTACCGTATCGAGCATGAATCTTTACATACAGGCTTTTTCTTTGAGGACAAGCAGCGCCCTGAAGCCTCAATCCGACTCAGTTATCTGACTTTACTCGGCTGTGATAATAGAGCCTGGTACCAGACCAATCTCGGTGGTGTTCAGGAAGAGTTCTTTCAAATACAAGAGGATATGGACCAAGGTTCTCCTGTTTCTTCAATTGTTTCCGCAAATAGCGCCATTGGTGCTACTGCTGGCCAGATTCAGTTTGGCAGCGGCCAATGTGGCGTGCGATTAACTTGGGATCCCGCAAATTGTGCTGCACTCCCCATGATTTCGAGTAAAAAAATAGATGATAAATACCTTAATCGATTATGGTTTTCGTTAGCCGAAGCCGATGAGACACTCAAGGAAGGTGGCAATTTACTCGATTTCAATCTCTGTATTACCCCTGAGAGTATTAATCTATGA
- a CDS encoding glycosyltransferase family protein has translation MTKILAIIGARLNSSRLAGKHLLPLACDAAGNTLPIIGHILRRLKTCSTISSIELATTADEFNQPLINWAQENQLTCVPFEGDVNDLMGRLDRIIQRQQPDYIVYICGDCPLIDPNFIDHALLALKASDKDTITLKEGIISLHEGIGFYTRSGWNRLMAVSDCVMSREHVGYGDKLRPVLTKLYIDDSGNYGKITHRISVDTHADYRFMVEVYRRWYVNNPTETVVSLEWVQEELLKDSALFAINAHVQQKAANKNYAKASIYCHLGPQIGLGHFKRSELIANALQEHLSLGVNIHAYSEAGQRLDSSSKVVWHEDEQALLSALTEDQNPLVLLDFHPNFIDLESFANRLAGLAKHGAKRIGIDKMAPLLDELDWLFIPSFNSPTHHPKISAGWRNYLFSTIPQATKQAQILVLTGGSDALGYGRELPTILDSIGTDWPILWIQGPLAPAPQLTPNSAIVVQQNPDNLKEIIAQSEIILSCYGLSLFESIYGKAATLLLPPQHLCDEAELFALNQERCCLVSDSLEEAKMMLQQLLTEPEQRRSLQNQATRVFESHQGIQALIDDIHHLLGAVN, from the coding sequence ATGACCAAAATACTCGCCATCATTGGCGCACGCCTTAACTCTAGTCGCTTAGCTGGTAAACATTTGCTACCACTCGCTTGTGATGCCGCAGGTAATACTCTTCCTATCATTGGCCATATTTTAAGGCGCCTAAAGACGTGTAGCACAATTAGTTCAATTGAACTTGCCACAACTGCAGATGAGTTCAACCAGCCCCTAATCAATTGGGCACAAGAAAACCAGCTAACCTGTGTCCCCTTTGAAGGTGACGTTAATGATCTGATGGGCAGGCTTGATAGGATCATCCAGCGACAACAACCTGATTATATCGTGTATATCTGTGGTGATTGCCCACTTATAGACCCCAATTTTATTGATCACGCTCTGCTAGCCCTGAAAGCCTCAGATAAAGACACTATCACACTCAAAGAAGGGATCATTTCACTCCATGAAGGGATAGGGTTTTATACTAGATCTGGCTGGAATAGGTTGATGGCCGTTAGTGATTGTGTAATGTCACGTGAGCATGTGGGATATGGTGATAAATTAAGACCTGTATTAACAAAACTATATATCGATGACAGCGGTAATTATGGAAAAATTACCCATCGTATTTCAGTAGATACCCATGCTGACTATCGCTTTATGGTTGAAGTCTATCGGCGATGGTATGTAAATAATCCAACGGAAACAGTTGTCAGTTTAGAGTGGGTACAAGAAGAGTTACTAAAAGATTCTGCTCTGTTCGCCATAAATGCCCATGTACAACAAAAAGCTGCTAACAAAAACTATGCTAAGGCGAGTATCTATTGTCATCTGGGGCCTCAAATAGGTTTAGGACATTTCAAGCGCTCAGAATTAATTGCCAATGCATTGCAGGAGCATTTAAGCCTAGGAGTAAATATTCACGCTTATAGCGAAGCAGGGCAACGATTAGACTCAAGCTCAAAAGTAGTGTGGCATGAGGATGAGCAAGCATTACTCAGCGCATTAACCGAAGACCAAAATCCATTAGTACTACTTGATTTTCATCCTAACTTTATCGACTTAGAATCATTTGCCAATAGGCTAGCAGGGTTAGCTAAGCACGGTGCAAAGCGGATTGGCATCGATAAAATGGCACCATTACTGGATGAACTGGATTGGCTATTTATTCCAAGCTTCAATTCTCCAACCCATCATCCAAAAATATCCGCGGGCTGGAGAAATTATCTCTTTAGTACAATTCCACAAGCGACTAAGCAAGCACAAATTCTAGTTCTCACGGGGGGTAGCGATGCGTTGGGCTATGGCCGAGAACTCCCTACGATACTGGACTCCATTGGTACTGATTGGCCCATTTTATGGATTCAAGGCCCACTGGCCCCTGCTCCCCAACTGACCCCCAATTCAGCCATAGTGGTTCAACAAAATCCTGACAACCTTAAAGAGATAATCGCTCAATCAGAGATCATTTTAAGCTGTTATGGCTTATCGCTATTTGAGTCCATTTATGGGAAAGCAGCAACCCTACTTCTTCCCCCCCAACATCTCTGTGATGAAGCCGAACTTTTCGCTCTCAATCAAGAGCGCTGTTGTCTAGTGAGCGATTCATTGGAAGAAGCAAAGATGATGTTACAACAACTGCTTACAGAGCCCGAACAAAGAAGGTCTCTCCAGAACCAAGCAACAAGAGTCTTTGAATCACACCAAGGAATACAAGCGCTTATAGATGATATCCACCACTTATTGGGAGCGGTAAACTAA
- the pseC gene encoding UDP-4-amino-4,6-dideoxy-N-acetyl-beta-L-altrosamine transaminase translates to MIPYGRQDINQADVDAVIEVLNSDYLTQGPKVPAFESAVASYCSARYGVAVNSATSALHIACLALGVGPNDIVWTSPITFVASANCALYCGAEIDFVDVDPLTGNLCPHALAMKLEQAARIGKLPKVVIPVHLCGHSCDMAAIAALAEQYSFHIIEDASHGIGGSYHGYPLGSCQYSDITVFSFHPVKIITSAEGGMAMTNSSELAEKMALYRSHGITKAPDKMLRPDEGDWYYEQHALGFNYRMTELQAALGLSQISRLNAFVLKRNELAAIYRKELIGLPFCWVEPLSNTQSARHLQIIRLNDASRRKQLFNDMRAANVQVHVHYFPVHLQPYYLKQGFKEGDFPQAEAFYQQILTLPLYPLMTDKEQACVINTLLAVL, encoded by the coding sequence ATGATCCCCTATGGCCGACAAGACATCAATCAGGCAGATGTTGATGCTGTGATTGAAGTGCTTAATTCTGATTATTTGACTCAAGGGCCTAAGGTTCCGGCATTTGAGTCAGCAGTTGCTTCCTATTGTTCAGCTCGCTATGGCGTAGCAGTAAATAGTGCGACTTCTGCCTTGCATATTGCATGTCTCGCTCTTGGGGTTGGGCCAAACGATATAGTATGGACTTCTCCAATTACCTTTGTCGCCTCGGCAAACTGCGCGCTTTACTGTGGAGCTGAGATTGATTTTGTCGATGTGGATCCTCTAACGGGTAATCTTTGTCCACATGCATTGGCAATGAAATTAGAACAAGCGGCTCGGATAGGGAAGCTCCCTAAGGTTGTTATCCCTGTACATTTATGTGGTCATAGTTGTGATATGGCAGCGATCGCTGCTCTTGCTGAACAATATAGCTTTCACATCATTGAAGATGCCTCACATGGGATTGGCGGGAGCTATCATGGATACCCTTTGGGTAGCTGCCAATACTCTGATATTACCGTTTTTAGCTTTCACCCCGTCAAAATTATCACCAGCGCCGAAGGCGGTATGGCCATGACAAACAGCTCAGAATTAGCTGAAAAAATGGCCCTTTACCGCAGCCACGGTATCACTAAAGCCCCCGATAAAATGTTAAGACCTGATGAAGGGGACTGGTATTACGAACAACACGCCTTGGGATTTAACTATAGGATGACGGAGTTGCAGGCAGCGCTTGGTTTGTCGCAAATTAGCAGGCTTAATGCCTTTGTTTTGAAACGCAATGAACTAGCCGCTATATATCGTAAAGAACTCATTGGATTACCCTTTTGCTGGGTTGAGCCTTTGTCAAATACTCAAAGTGCTAGACATTTACAAATTATCCGCCTAAATGACGCATCAAGAAGAAAACAGCTATTCAACGATATGAGAGCTGCAAATGTACAAGTGCATGTTCATTATTTCCCCGTACATCTTCAACCTTACTATTTAAAACAAGGATTTAAAGAAGGTGATTTCCCACAAGCAGAGGCATTTTATCAACAGATATTGACCTTGCCACTCTATCCTTTGATGACTGATAAGGAACAAGCTTGCGTTATTAACACCTTGTTAGCTGTACTGTAA